The following nucleotide sequence is from Endozoicomonas sp. GU-1.
TAGTTTGCTCTACCAGCGACGGGAACATTACCCGGCAGAGGTGCCGTGGTGGGTGGAGATACTGACGGTTAGCTGTGATGTCCAGGATGACCGCTTTGAGTTTGAAGTAACCGGCTGGGGAGCTGGCGAGGAAAGCTGGTCTATTGATTATGTCCGTTTATACGGAGACCTCTCCCGACAAGGTATCTGGGATGCCTTGGCGGATATGCTTCACAAAACTTATACCCGTCAGGATGGCACCAAAATGAATGTGGCTCAGGTCTGCATCGATTCTGGTGGCCACTACACCGATGAAGTGTATGCCTTCTGTCGGGAGCAGGGAGCCGATTGGGCGATTCCGGTTAAGGGTTCCTCTCAGGCTGGCAAACCTATCGCTACATTTCCCAAAACCAAAAGCAAGAAAGGGGG
It contains:
- a CDS encoding terminase gpA endonuclease subunit: MALMTQAAFARQQGFTRGYVTKLIKKGVNGHWQAETEKSSKVAGFHLSSLYSPNGWYSWQNPVEDFLAAKSNPVQFKDWTNTVLGETWTEQGETVEHSLLYQRREHYPAEVPWWVEILTVSCDVQDDRFEFEVTGWGAGEESWSIDYVRLYGDLSRQGIWDALADMLHKTYTRQDGTKMNVAQVCIDSGGHYTDEVYAFCREQGADWAIPVKGSSQAGKPIATFPKTKSKKGGYLTLVGTDTAKELVYQRYQSTSKG